A stretch of Besnoitia besnoiti strain Bb-Ger1 chromosome V, whole genome shotgun sequence DNA encodes these proteins:
- a CDS encoding hypothetical protein (encoded by transcript BESB_059030): MAPSTDGAVSNVQPWRNATRGFGSRFAATASWLTLSTVTVAFLITPRKKEWVDICLDYCYSKRALSARTIYDGLFAFLKKMPK, encoded by the exons ATGGCGCCTTCGACCGACGGGGCCGTGTCCAACGTTCAGCCCTGGAGGAACGCCACCAGAGGATTTG GCTCCAGgttcgccgcgacggcctcgtGGCTTACGCTCTCGACGGTGACTGTTGCCTTCTTGATTACGCCGCGCAAGAAGGAGTG GGTGGACATCTGCCTGGACTACTGCTACTCGAAGCGCGCGCTTAGCGCGCGCACGATCTACGACGGCCTCTTCGCGTTCTTGAAAAAGATGCCCAAATAA
- a CDS encoding hypothetical protein (encoded by transcript BESB_059040), giving the protein MASSRIFVQHLGARARAGLLSLSAPRLGAPKFERKMLGSYPVAPEFEMVWRDRLTAHGGYIQQTISPYQLKFIYPFWHTFAARCWAKCSGYALPWIWPGLITFGLLKKMHHDVEEDIRDHYW; this is encoded by the exons ATGGCGTCTTCTCGCATTTTCGTCCAGcacctcggcgcgcgcgcccgcgccggcctgcTGTCCCTGTCTGCTCCGCGTCTGGGCGCTCCCAAGTTCGAGCGCAAAATGCTCGGCTCCTACCCGGTCGCCCCCGAATTCGAGATGGTCTGGAGGGACCGCCTGACTGCCCACGGCGGCTACATTCAGCAGACGATCTCACCCTACCAGCTCAAGTTCATATACCCCTTCTGGCACACTTTCGCTGCAAG ATGCTGGGCTAAGTGCAGCGGCTACGCGCTGCCCTGGATCTGGCCCGGCCTCATAACCTTCGGCTTGTTGAAGAAAATGCACCACGACGTCGAGGAAGACATCCGCGACCACTACTGGTAG